In Hamadaea flava, a genomic segment contains:
- a CDS encoding DUF559 domain-containing protein: MRLPIEPFRARDLLATGALSRDKLRGPRCRRLYRGIYVDADIPVDHRLWCSAAALLLPPGGAIGLLSAAALWDVPLLGPADPVTVVVPLGTSLRTQKHLVVRRAQLSALDVSEIFGVQVTSVPRTVFDVARLLPRVDAVVALDAFFKRRKAFPDQVLAYLDAHTAWPHVRAARTALSLSDGRAESVMETKLRLVLLDGGLPSPALQVRITRTLPDGRVRFLARVDLAYEEWKLAIEYDGDHHRDKATHRNDMERQNELYAAGWTVIRFNADDVLRFPDRTVALVRTALHRLGWRDPR; the protein is encoded by the coding sequence ATGCGCCTCCCGATCGAGCCGTTCCGGGCACGTGACCTGCTGGCTACCGGCGCTCTCAGCCGCGACAAGCTTCGAGGACCACGGTGTCGACGGCTCTATCGGGGCATCTACGTCGACGCCGACATTCCGGTGGATCACCGGTTGTGGTGCTCGGCGGCCGCGTTGCTGCTTCCGCCCGGAGGTGCGATCGGTCTGCTCAGTGCGGCGGCCCTCTGGGACGTCCCGCTGCTCGGGCCCGCCGACCCGGTCACCGTGGTCGTGCCGCTCGGCACGAGCCTGCGTACACAGAAACACCTCGTGGTACGGAGAGCGCAGCTTTCCGCGCTGGACGTTTCGGAGATCTTCGGGGTCCAGGTGACGTCGGTTCCCCGGACCGTGTTCGACGTCGCACGGTTACTCCCCAGGGTGGACGCCGTCGTCGCCCTGGACGCGTTCTTCAAGCGGCGCAAGGCGTTCCCCGATCAGGTGCTGGCTTACCTTGACGCGCACACGGCCTGGCCCCACGTGCGGGCGGCTCGCACAGCGCTGTCGCTCAGCGACGGGCGGGCCGAATCCGTGATGGAAACCAAGCTGCGGTTGGTTCTCCTCGACGGTGGCCTGCCGTCGCCCGCATTGCAGGTCCGGATCACCCGTACGCTGCCCGACGGCCGGGTTCGGTTCCTGGCTCGGGTCGATCTCGCGTACGAGGAGTGGAAGCTCGCCATCGAGTACGACGGCGATCACCATCGGGACAAGGCCACCCACCGAAACGACATGGAACGGCAGAACGAGCTCTACGCCGCCGGGTGGACCGTGATCCGGTTCAACGCCGACGACGTTCTCCGCTTTCCGGACAGAACGGTCGCCCTGGTACGCACAGCCCTCCACCGGCTGGGGTGGCGGGATCCCCGTTAG
- a CDS encoding response regulator gives MIRVLLVDDQQLVRAGLRMLCESDPEMEVVGEAADGGPAVRMAQQLRPDVIVMDLRMPGVDGTTATARILADRPSTRILVLTTFDDDDHLYPALAAGACGFLVKDASPGELLDGVRRAAAGESPFSPDVLRRLVAKALRPAEPPRPALTNLTDREREVLALVGTGLSNPEIAERLHLGVTTVKTHVANLMTKTRSGNRVQLAVMAAQSGLVA, from the coding sequence ATGATCCGGGTGCTCCTGGTCGATGATCAACAACTTGTACGCGCGGGGCTGCGCATGCTGTGCGAGTCGGATCCCGAAATGGAGGTGGTCGGCGAAGCGGCCGACGGCGGCCCGGCGGTCCGCATGGCCCAGCAACTCCGTCCGGACGTGATCGTGATGGATCTCCGGATGCCCGGCGTCGACGGCACCACCGCGACCGCGCGCATCCTCGCCGACCGCCCCAGTACGCGAATCCTCGTGCTGACGACGTTCGACGACGACGATCACCTGTACCCGGCGTTGGCGGCCGGTGCCTGCGGTTTCCTGGTGAAGGACGCGTCGCCGGGCGAACTGCTCGACGGCGTACGCCGAGCGGCGGCTGGAGAGAGCCCGTTCAGCCCGGACGTGCTGCGGCGCTTGGTCGCTAAGGCGCTGCGACCGGCTGAGCCGCCGCGACCCGCGCTGACGAACCTCACCGACCGCGAACGGGAAGTGCTGGCCCTGGTGGGCACCGGCCTGTCGAACCCGGAGATCGCCGAGCGACTGCATCTCGGCGTCACGACGGTGAAGACCCATGTCGCCAATCTGATGACGAAGACGCGCAGCGGGAACCGCGTACAACTGGCGGTGATGGCCGCTCAGTCGGGCCTCGTGGCCTGA
- a CDS encoding sensor histidine kinase, with translation MPWVEWLFAERHTFGRLSIVGLAGVGYLAIRPDGASINTVDWILSIGTLIYGFAAVWSPFWSVTGLAAAIGAGWFFGADNDVVPTVGLAWAMFELGMRRSGRPMWIGLAAGLLGSVVSDLDDAWREPITVFFASAILVVPLLIGVQLRMARELARQASDRAAQVVSRVRAEERATIARELHDIVAHHVASIVLRVSVAADVLPIEDARVRKVLDDVRTTGSSALTDLRRLVAVLRDVQPADYLVDPAGLVLALESAVDRSRGLGLTVEAAIDPTVTELDSRTALAVLRLTQEGLANVAKHAGTAARAELSIDVRGEQVAFELRDFGGSAAPTGDGGHGLVGLRERVELLGGGLLAAPATPGWRLSALVPAMRAAS, from the coding sequence ATGCCTTGGGTGGAGTGGCTGTTCGCCGAGCGCCACACCTTCGGCCGCTTGAGCATCGTGGGCCTGGCCGGCGTCGGGTACCTCGCGATCCGGCCGGACGGCGCGTCGATCAACACTGTGGACTGGATTCTGTCGATCGGCACGCTGATCTACGGATTCGCCGCGGTCTGGTCACCGTTCTGGTCGGTGACCGGGCTCGCGGCGGCGATCGGCGCCGGCTGGTTCTTCGGCGCGGACAACGACGTCGTGCCGACTGTCGGCCTCGCCTGGGCCATGTTCGAGCTGGGCATGCGCCGGTCCGGGCGTCCGATGTGGATCGGTCTCGCGGCGGGACTGCTGGGCAGTGTCGTCTCCGATCTCGACGACGCCTGGCGCGAACCGATCACCGTCTTCTTCGCGTCGGCGATCCTGGTCGTGCCGCTGCTCATCGGCGTACAGCTGCGAATGGCGCGGGAACTGGCCCGGCAGGCGTCGGACCGGGCGGCCCAGGTGGTGTCCCGCGTCCGAGCCGAGGAGCGCGCCACGATCGCCCGCGAACTGCACGACATCGTGGCGCACCACGTCGCGTCGATCGTGCTCCGGGTCTCGGTCGCGGCCGACGTGCTGCCGATCGAGGACGCCCGGGTCCGCAAGGTCCTCGACGATGTGCGTACGACGGGGTCGTCCGCGCTGACGGATCTGCGAAGGCTGGTCGCCGTGCTCCGGGACGTGCAACCGGCGGACTATCTCGTGGACCCGGCCGGGCTCGTCCTCGCGCTGGAGTCGGCGGTCGACCGCAGCCGGGGGCTCGGCCTGACCGTCGAGGCCGCGATCGACCCGACCGTGACCGAGCTGGACTCGCGTACCGCGCTGGCGGTGCTGCGGCTGACCCAGGAAGGACTCGCCAACGTGGCCAAGCACGCCGGGACAGCGGCTCGCGCCGAACTGTCCATCGACGTCCGCGGCGAGCAGGTCGCCTTCGAGCTGCGCGACTTCGGCGGCAGCGCCGCACCGACCGGCGACGGCGGGCACGGGCTCGTGGGGCTGCGCGAGCGCGTGGAACTGCTGGGCGGCGGGCTGCTCGCCGCCCCAGCCACCCCCGGCTGGCGCCTGTCCGCGCTGGTCCCGGCCATGCGGGCGGCGTCATGA